The Kwoniella shivajii chromosome 5, complete sequence genomic interval CCTCAGCATGTTCAATAGGCCCTTCCTGTATTCCATGCCGTTTTCACTTGAAGAAGGGACcgattcaagagaagaatTTAAAGCGTGAATGACTAATTGACCAGCTAAAATTGATTTTCTtgcatcttcaccttctggaccAAAagcaccttctccacctttcaaagcttcttGATCCccttcaaatccttcttctggtatgacctcttcaccttccttgaTACCTAATAACTTCCATCTACGTCTCAAAGCTTCCACCCAGCCTAATTCGAGCTTGACATATTCCCTCCATAGGTCGATTGATTGAGGTAATAGACGTAATCCTATCAAAAGGGTTGTACGAGCAGGATCAATACCTTCTATTGCGAATGCAGGTGGTTCATTGGAAGTCGCAGATGGTAGATCAAGTTTTGACGTTGAAGGGATGGATTCTCGAGGGAAGGGCGATGCgggatgaaggtgataataGGTTTGCAGGAGGTATAGGGTTGATGATGTGGGATGATGTTGCAGAGCGCTTTCGCCGTGAACCGTCAGCAAGGACTTACTTCATGTCTCAGAAAAAATGCTCACTTGGTAAGACCCTTCCCAACAACCTTCCTCATACCTTCTCTGCTTGCGTATTCAACATAAGCTAACCAAGTAGCCAAATCCCCGGGGAATTTAACGGTAGCTCTTTTGAGTATGTACAACGTTCTTCGTGGTAATGAGTATGTAGAAGCAGATGGTGGTGGCGGGTTAAGGTGGTACTCTACAACATGAGTAAGTCAGTCATTCACGTCGACCGTCCCGGTGTTGATACTCactcagcttcttccatcttaCTTTCCTCAATCTCTCGAGGTTGATTTCGTATTCAGCATATTTGAAgaaatcttcttttcgagTCACCCGTCTGATCAAAGATGTTTCAAATGCAGTTCGTTTCTTGGTGATGTGATTGATCTCGCTCTGTGATTCAAGTAGATTTAGCTGCGAGCTACGAACACCTCACAGTTGTAAGAAGCAGAACGGTAAAACACATACCTTTGTGaataaacctttttcatACAAATCTTTGAGCTCTGGCAAAGTAGCTtcaagttgaaattgaaCTTTATCCATCGTATAGGTTCTCTATCTTTGATGTTGGTAGTTTCCCAAGGTAGAAGTGAGATGTAGCGGATAACCAGAGACTCAAGTCAGGCTGTAACGAGTAAAGTTGACAACTACAACTTGCAATAACAATAAATCACTTAACTTCTCagatttcaactttttttcttgatgaatgatttcaGGTTACGTAATAGATATTCCCACTTTTTTTCTTACTGCACCAAACGATTTCATCTGAAAATACAGACTTCTTAGTTATTCTTCCATAATCAAACGGCAAGCTATTCTCGTCCACCTCAATCACAGTTGACTCGTGCCTTCTATCAAAGATGAACTCCTCCTCTGTGCGCCAAGCGGCGTCGCGGTCGACCcgatcattatcatccaaagctggaccttcctcatcaacttATCCACCTAAAAAATCCAACGGACGTacattaccttcatcaacacTTCGATCCTTGATATCGTTACATCACTCTTCCGCAGGGTTCTTACATGATCCATCTGAACTAAACGTAGGATTCGATAATACATTTCGACATACTAAGGGAGAACCTTTCTTCAGGGGATATTACGATTTCACATCAAGTATAACATTTAATCAATCACTACATCCTCCAGGAGGAATGGAAAATTTAGTTGAAAAGCCAAAATCATCAGAAGCTAGAGGAATGGATTTAAAAGGTAGAACAATCTTACCTGCCGAAAACGTTCAAAAGACATTcaagaaagtagaagaattATGGAGTCAACGTGTCACCAATAATAGGAAAGACGAACAGTTTTTATCGGATAGGGAGTTGAGAGTACAAGAAGCTCTGTATGGTACTTGGGAAAGAGGTGGTACAGGGATGGAAAAAACTGAACCTTCATTAGAAGGCGTGTTAGAATTCGTAGAAGCAAAAGGGAAGAGCATAAGTGAATATGCGAGTGAAtgggagaagagagatgagttgacaaagaaggaggatggaaCGGAGGATGGGTTATAGGATACTACTTCACATTCGAACAAGGGAACAAACAAATATCCCTTGAGTGTGACTAGTAGCTTGATCATTATTGATAGGCATTGAATCAGTAAAAGACCAGGGACAAGTTCTCACTACATAGTCTTTCAGGCCATTCAGCATTATGCATATATATTCGCATTTCATACGTCCCACTCTATTCGCTTCACCTGCTACGCTGAACTTGCTGTTGTTGCACTCTCTTATCACCTTTCTCCATTCTGGCTCTTAATTTAGCTTGTCTCTTGgactctttctcttcaggtTGAGCGGCAGCACCGTCTTGAGCTTGGCCTGCAGCACCTGTTTGAGCCTGACCAGGTTGTTTGGACCCGAAGATTCCAGGGAGGAACATTGCTAGGATAGGTCGAATAGTCGAGAATAGTTTATATCCTCCAAATGCAGGGACCTAATTTCCACGGCATCGAAGAGTGTCAGTACCAATATCCTTAATACTCAGTCATGATGGTGACTCACCAAGAGGGAGAACCACCAAATCCAATCACCTAATATTGCTGAGCCGAGAGTACATATCCAAGTCATATATATCCTATGTATATGTCTCAACGTCAATCATCACTCGGTAAATCCTTCGCTCATACATCTCTCGTTTTCCATCATATCCCCCTTCAAAAAGGGTACTCACAAATCCCAACCTAATTCAACAACTCCCTTGCCACCTAGATCCTCTCCGACTCTGACCTGGCCTGAGCCAGGTCTGGAGGGAGTACCGATAGTCTTGAACCAATTCCAAGTGACCACTGTAGCTCCAAATGAAATCACATgcaagaagatgacgaattTTCGAGGGAGGAGATGCCGGGATGTGAACAAGGAAAGAATCAGTCGGATTGCAGGTGCGAGGGTCTATCACCAACGTATACGTTTAATATGTATTCTGAAAATGTTCCATGTATACCGCGTATTCACAGACTCACGTTCACGATTATCAATCCTAGTTGGAGATTCTTCAGAGCTGTTTCGTTAGCAGAAGCTATTCGTTTAGAGGAAGCGTTTGCCTGAATGCACAAGAATTCCATTAGCATTCCGTCTTTCCATATCTTTCAagtttcatctttcaagtTTCTGACTATGGGGAGGATACTGGCTTACCATCTTAACAGTAGTGAggatctgatcttgatgaaatgaaattgaaaagCAGTTGTGTTGAATGTCAAATTGCACTTTGGACATGTCTCGTTCATTGGAATTGGGATAgcgggtggaggtggtccgTGCGTCAAAGTCAAGCAGAATTTACAGAGTTTCGACCAGATATGTTTGATTCCTGCTTCTTTCCACGTATCGAGTACATCGTCTACGACACTgtctcaacatcaacccATCATACAACATCATCGATAGCTTACTCTGGAATGCGAATATCCCCTTACATttataaatcatcttcatcttcctcaagatGGATAGCCCGTCAAACCCGCGATCCATATGTGAAATCTCGAATAACAGGGGACTCTTCGACTCCTTTGTATAGATCAAGATCTTCTTTCAAACTCTTATCCATGGCGAGCAAATACCCCATATTGTCTAGATCATCTACCAGGACAGTAGTGGATCTTGGTGCAGCTCCTGGAGGTTGGTCACAAGTGGCTTCTCATCTACTAAAAGGTAAAACCAACTCGAAAATATTCGCTTTGGATATATTAGGTATGGAACCTATTCCAGGCGTGGACATCATCAAAGGAGATTTCTTAAGTGACCAAGTAAGAAAAGAGCTATCGTACCAAGTGGGagaagggaatgaagaagaggtagaagtggaTTGCGTATTAAGTGATATGATGGCTCCGATGACTGGAAATAGAACGAGAGATGTTGGATTAAGTTTAGATTTATGTGCAGCAGCTACTGTTTTCGCTAGAGACGTATTGAAAACAGCAGATGGACcagagaggagagaaggtggaaagacAGTTTGGCCAGGTGGGAATTTGGTGTAAGTGTTATTATACctcctttcttgacttgtGAAAATATCGTTCGCAATATGTCTACATTGATTTGcagagctgatgatgtttaTTAATCGTATCATGCAGAATCAAGTTTTTCGCTCATCCAGATATGGATGAATTTCGATCACTAGAGCTAGATCCGTGGTTTGGgaaagtggtggtggaaaaACCGAAAGAATCCAGAGCGGGTGAGTCTAGTCTCCAAGTGGCAGATCAAAGCGGAAAATTAACGAAGATTGTAGAATCAAGCGAAGCATATTGGGTCTGTTTGGGGTTCAAAGGTGATCCACAACTGTTTCAATAGTATAAATGGTTCAACACATGATATTGCACATCGGCATATTGTTGCACTTGGAGGTTGGAGTGATTCATTATCGAGGTCCTCAACGGTGTCATCGTGCACCATGTGAATTGAGTGACATATATCAAATATCCTCCATGAGTCCAAAAGCAAAATTTTAAGATACGATCAAACAAGGTACTACAACCCCGGTCGTCAACGCAATATATTCACAAAGCAAATTGATAAAATCGCGATACCCAGCGTACTTCCAGACATCATTGATTCTCTCGATTCAGATGAGGAGATCTTCATAGTCTATCATGCCAAGGCTCAGCAGAGCCAACATACGGACGACTTAAGGAAGCAGAAGGAATGTACTCACCTCACCAAACATGA includes:
- a CDS encoding ribosomal RNA large subunit methyltransferase J, with the protein product MRISPYIYKSSSSSSRWIARQTRDPYVKSRITGDSSTPLYRSRSSFKLLSMASKYPILSRSSTRTVVDLGAAPGGWSQVASHLLKGKTNSKIFALDILGMEPIPGVDIIKGDFLSDQVRKELSYQVGEGNEEEVEVDCVLSDMMAPMTGNRTRDVGLSLDLCAAATVFARDVLKTADGPERREGGKTVWPGGNLVIKFFAHPDMDEFRSLELDPWFGKVVVEKPKESRAESSEAYWVCLGFKGDPQLFQ